From Bombus huntii isolate Logan2020A unplaced genomic scaffold, iyBomHunt1.1 ctg00000064.1, whole genome shotgun sequence, a single genomic window includes:
- the LOC126876091 gene encoding uncharacterized protein LOC126876091: MTYGVPIWADDLMASRCSILLLMWLHRVTAIRTVRGYRTVSHASATVLAAPPPWELRALVFKKRYVCTRVWDLGGEDSTMQAAREDLGTAEEDAQDQWRFQLVSKEVEHRGVEAVLPH, translated from the coding sequence ATGACGTACGGGGTCCCGATATGGGCGGACGATCTGATGGCGAGTCGCTGCAGTATTCTGCTTCTCATGTGGCTGCACAGGGTGACCGCCATCAGAACCGTCAGGGGATACCGAACTGTGTCCcacgcgtcggcgaccgttCTTGCCGCGCCTCCCCCGTGGGAACTTCGGGCGTTGGTGTTCAAGAAACGGTACGTCTGCACGAGAGTGTGGGACCTGGGAGGAGAGGACTCGACCATGCAGGCGGCCCGAGAGGACCTAGGCACCGCCGAGGAGGACGCGCAGGACCAGTGGCGTTTCCAGCTGGTCAGCAAGGAAGTGGAACACAGGGGCGTAGAGGCCGTCCTCCCACATTGA